The Rhizobium viscosum genomic sequence GTCGTCAGCGGGCTGACGCTCGATACGTCCTTCGACGGTCTCTGCGCGCTCTATTGGCGGACCGCGATCGGGATCGCGCTCGGTATCCGCCACATCCTCGAGAAGATGCGAGATCACGGCTACGTGCCGGATACCCTGCATGTTGCTGGTGGGCACGTGAAGAACCCCATTCTGATGGAGCTCTATTCGGATGTGACGGGTTGCAAGGTTATCGTGCCTGACATGAATGAGGCGGTACTGCTCGGCACCGCGATTGCCGCATCGGTTGCCTGCGGCTTGCACAAGGATTTGGCGGCGGCCGGCAAGGCGATGTATCCCGGTGGTTCCGAGCGGCTTCCCGACAGGAGCAAGCAGGCCCTTTACGACCGCGACTATCGCCGCTTTCTTGCGATGTACCGCCATCGGGCGGAATTGGAAGCGGTGCAATAGTTCAGCGGTTTGCCGTTTCTCCGAGGATGGTTGCAAATTCCACCATACGGCGGCGGCGTTGGCTTGCCTCTTCGCCGACGTTCAAAATGACCGCTTCGGACAGGCAGTCGAGCAAGGCGATCAGTGGCGGCAGGTTATCCATATCAGGCGCACGCGCAGGCGGTAACGGCAGGACGACATTCGACTGCTCGGGCAGCCAGTCCGCATGCTGAGCGGAAATCAGGATCACCTTGTAGCCGTAGCGCCGGGCAGTGCGCGCAAGCAGCCGTGACCTTGCGAAGCGTCGGCAATCGATGATGACGAGCACGGCGTCCTCGACGAAGGAACGGGCGAAAAGCTCCGCGAAGCGGTTACCCGCGCCGTCGATCGCCCGCACGCCATCGCGGGCCTGGGTCAGGCGCTGGCAGAAATGATTCGAGAATCCGGCAAGTCTCGCATGGGTGGCGACGAAAACCTCCCTGGAGGCGCCGATCATCGCGACGGCTTCGGCCCAATGCGGCTGCGCGGTCAGATGATAGATGTGATGCAGCGCTTGTATCTGCTCTGCCACGAGAACCGCGAGTGGCTTGCCTTCCGATGCATCCGTCTGCAGCTCCGTCATCGCACTCTGGAACTGGACGGGTGAGGTCGTTGCCGTCTCGCGGATCTCCACCTTGACGCTGTCCAGCCCCTGGTAGCCGAGCGCTCGCAGGAAACGACCGACCGTCATCGGCGAAAGATCAAGCCGGTCGGCAACCGACGCAGCGGTTTCGAACGGCAGGTCGTTCAAATGTTCGGTGAAATATTTCGCGATGCGTCGTTCGGCAGGCGTGCCGGATTTCGCGTATTGCCTAAGTTTCTCTACAAAGTCTTCCACGTCGCAGCCTCCCCCATTTCCTCAGAGGCCTTCCGTGGATTCATGCTGAGCCGAATCCTTGTTTCTTAATATTGTCCGGAAGCTCTTCTTAGGCCCACACGTATTTCGAACGTTACGAACTATATATTAGCATGTAATTTTCGACAAGTTTTCTATTCAAGCATGTAATTTTCAATCGACTTGCCGAGAGGGCACGGGATCCCTACATCACGCTGCGTAACGGAGACGCCAGAGAATGATCCTTGACGCCGCGCGCCTTTCTCTCACCAACCTGTTTGCACCGGAGACCCGGTCGGCTTTCTGGAAGGTTCTGGGACTGACGGTATTGGTGCTGATCGGCTTGTGGTTTGCGCTGCGCGGCCTGTTCATCAGCTTTGTATTTCCCTGGGTGGTCGGGTTTTTTCCCGAGATGCCTGACTGGGCGGGCTGGCTCAGCTTCGTTTTTCTTGTCGCCGCCGGGATCGGTCTTGCGCTCGGGCTGGCGCTGCTGCTTTCGCCTGTGACGGCGCTGATTGCCGGCCTCTTTCTCGATGATGTCGCCGAGGTGATCGAGAAGCGGGATTATCCGCAGGATGCCGCTGGCAAGGCCATGCCGCTTGGCCCCGCGATGGCAGGCTCGATCAAGTTCCTAGGCGTGGTGATCGTCGGCAATATCATCGCCCTCCTGCTGCTCTTCATTCCCGGCGTCAATCTCGTGGCCTTCTTCCTCGTGAACGGCTATCTGCTCGGGCGGGAATTCTTCGAATTCGCGGCGATGCGCTTCCGTTCGCCGCCGGAGGCGCGGCTGTTTCGTGCCAAACATGGTCCGACCGTCTTTCTAGGCGGTCTGGTGATTGCACTTTTCCTGGCGATCCCGATCGTCAATCTGCTCACGCCGCTCTTTGCTGCAGGCATGATGGTGCATCTGCACAAGCTGATCTCGGCGCGCGATCCCGGTTTCCGAGCATAGTTTTCACGCAAGTCCGAACACAAAACCGCTCGACACTTTTGCTGGAATTGCTTTAGCCAGGCAGCGCTGCCGCATCATACATCGCGGCATATTCAGGGTTCGGCGGGATCGGCTTGATGATGTCGATCAAGACGCCGTTGGGGTCGGCGGTAATGAAGTGGCGCTGGCCGAAATCCTCGTCGCGGATCTCGCGCAGGATCGGCAGCCCGGCCTCGGTGCAGATGGCGTAGATCGCGTCCACGTCCTCGACCTCGAAATTCAGGAGAAGGCCGGAGATCTTGCCGCGGCCGACGGCTGGGATGGTTTCGTGGCTGCCGTCGAGCACGGCAAGCGTCACATGCTCATCCTCTATCGATTGCAGATGGACATACCAGTCGCTTTCGAAGAGCGGCTGGAAACGGAAATGGCGGCAATAGAAGGCAGCCGTCCCGGCAACGTTATCCGTCATGATGACGGGATAGTAGCTCGTCGATTTCATCGCTTTCCTCTCCTTTGATTTTACGTACAGTTTGTATGTTTTTGTATTTAACATACAGGCAGATTGTATGTAAATAGGAGTAATGAGCAGGAGCAATCGCGAAAGAACCGAACAAACCAGGCAGGCCTTGATGGATGCCGCCCGCCGGCTTTTTGTCGAGAAGGGATATGCGGAGACGGCGACGCCGGACATTGTCGCAG encodes the following:
- a CDS encoding VOC family protein yields the protein MKSTSYYPVIMTDNVAGTAAFYCRHFRFQPLFESDWYVHLQSIEDEHVTLAVLDGSHETIPAVGRGKISGLLLNFEVEDVDAIYAICTEAGLPILREIRDEDFGQRHFITADPNGVLIDIIKPIPPNPEYAAMYDAAALPG
- a CDS encoding sulfate transporter family protein; the encoded protein is MILDAARLSLTNLFAPETRSAFWKVLGLTVLVLIGLWFALRGLFISFVFPWVVGFFPEMPDWAGWLSFVFLVAAGIGLALGLALLLSPVTALIAGLFLDDVAEVIEKRDYPQDAAGKAMPLGPAMAGSIKFLGVVIVGNIIALLLLFIPGVNLVAFFLVNGYLLGREFFEFAAMRFRSPPEARLFRAKHGPTVFLGGLVIALFLAIPIVNLLTPLFAAGMMVHLHKLISARDPGFRA
- a CDS encoding MurR/RpiR family transcriptional regulator, translating into MEDFVEKLRQYAKSGTPAERRIAKYFTEHLNDLPFETAASVADRLDLSPMTVGRFLRALGYQGLDSVKVEIRETATTSPVQFQSAMTELQTDASEGKPLAVLVAEQIQALHHIYHLTAQPHWAEAVAMIGASREVFVATHARLAGFSNHFCQRLTQARDGVRAIDGAGNRFAELFARSFVEDAVLVIIDCRRFARSRLLARTARRYGYKVILISAQHADWLPEQSNVVLPLPPARAPDMDNLPPLIALLDCLSEAVILNVGEEASQRRRRMVEFATILGETANR